A single Pseudomonas sp. HN11 DNA region contains:
- a CDS encoding acyl-CoA dehydrogenase family protein, whose translation MSRSSPPSLRSVEVAHFDALLERLTTELASTAHVYDESGAFPYANFQLLHQYGLVALTVPKALGGGGASLPQARKAISAIAKGEPSTALILVMQYLQHTRLQDSQTWPAHLRQQVGEDAVRNGALINALRVEPDLGTPARGGLPATTAVRTAEGWRISGRKLYSTGSHGLSWFSVWGRSDDADPLVGAWLVPKDSPGVTIIDTWDHLGMRATCSHEVVLDNVLVPLDHAVCVSPWSAPSPELDGEGFLWMSVLLSSVYDAVAQAARDWLVNWLEERAPSNLGAALSTLPRFQETVGHIDTLLFANRSLLDAAAEGHTPVANAAQLKYLVTHNAIRAVELAIEASGNPGLSRHSPLQRHYRDVLCSRVHTPQNDTVLQGVGKAVFAHRQKERP comes from the coding sequence ATGAGCCGATCCTCGCCCCCTTCCCTACGCTCCGTGGAAGTCGCTCACTTCGACGCCCTGCTCGAACGCCTCACCACCGAGCTGGCCAGCACCGCCCACGTCTATGACGAGAGCGGCGCCTTCCCCTATGCCAACTTCCAGTTGCTGCACCAATATGGCCTGGTCGCACTCACCGTGCCCAAGGCTCTGGGCGGCGGTGGCGCCAGCCTGCCCCAGGCGCGCAAGGCCATCAGCGCGATTGCCAAGGGCGAACCGTCCACCGCGCTGATCCTGGTGATGCAGTACCTGCAACACACACGCCTGCAAGACAGCCAGACCTGGCCCGCCCACCTGCGTCAGCAAGTGGGCGAAGACGCCGTGCGCAACGGCGCCTTGATCAACGCCCTGCGCGTCGAACCCGACCTCGGCACGCCGGCCCGTGGCGGCCTGCCGGCGACCACCGCGGTACGCACCGCCGAAGGCTGGCGCATCAGCGGCCGCAAGCTCTACTCCACCGGCAGCCACGGCCTGAGCTGGTTCAGCGTGTGGGGCCGCAGCGATGACGCCGACCCACTGGTCGGCGCCTGGCTGGTGCCCAAGGACAGTCCCGGCGTGACCATCATCGACACCTGGGACCACCTGGGCATGCGCGCCACCTGCAGCCACGAAGTGGTACTCGACAACGTGCTGGTGCCGCTGGACCACGCCGTCTGCGTCAGCCCGTGGAGCGCACCGTCGCCCGAGCTGGATGGCGAAGGTTTCCTGTGGATGTCGGTGTTGTTGTCCTCGGTGTACGACGCCGTGGCCCAGGCCGCGCGGGACTGGTTGGTGAACTGGCTGGAAGAGCGCGCGCCGTCCAACCTCGGTGCCGCGCTGTCGACCTTGCCGCGCTTCCAGGAAACCGTCGGTCATATCGATACCCTGCTGTTTGCCAACCGCAGCCTGCTCGACGCTGCCGCCGAGGGCCACACCCCGGTCGCCAATGCGGCACAGTTGAAATATCTGGTGACCCACAACGCCATCCGCGCCGTGGAGTTGGCCATCGAAGCCTCGGGCAACCCCGGCCTGTCGCGCCATAGCCCGTTGCAACGGCATTATCGCGACGTGCTGTGCAGCCGTGTGCATACCCCGCAGAACGACACCGTATTGCAAGGCGTCGGCAAGGCCGTCTTCGCCCATCGCCAGAAGGAACGCCCATGA
- a CDS encoding LLM class flavin-dependent oxidoreductase has product MSKPRQLKPRHLKLGAMVHGVGHGWGEWRHPNAQPNASTSFGFYKQQTELAEAAKFDFVFIADSLHIHAKSSPHYLNRFEPLTILSALAAITTNIGLVATVTVSYTEPYQVARQFSSLDHISGGRAGWNVVTSWLSGTADNFSKAEHPPHAVRYRIAKEHVNTVQGLWDSWEDDAFTYDKQTGEFFAPSKLHALNHKGDFFSVKGPLNIARSRQGQPVIFQAGTSEDGRNFAAENSDAIFVHVDSIEEGLAYSQDLKRRAKGFGRDANSLSILPGIRPIVGRDQAEVESRYQQAVDLVTVEDAIVALGRPFNDHDFSQYPLDAPFPELGDLGSNSQKGGSDRIKQLARDEGLTLREVALRFSRPKRDFVGTPEQVADAIQTWFETGASDGFIINSVLPDGLQYFTELVVPVLQQRGLFRTDYSGQTLRDNLGLEVPANRYSVTAGVEERQQALA; this is encoded by the coding sequence ATGAGCAAGCCACGTCAATTGAAACCACGCCATTTAAAATTGGGTGCAATGGTCCACGGCGTCGGTCACGGCTGGGGCGAATGGCGCCACCCGAACGCCCAACCCAACGCCAGCACCAGCTTTGGTTTCTACAAGCAGCAGACTGAACTGGCCGAAGCCGCCAAGTTCGACTTCGTGTTCATCGCCGACAGCCTGCATATCCACGCCAAATCCAGCCCGCACTACCTTAACCGTTTCGAACCGCTGACCATCCTTTCCGCCCTCGCGGCAATCACCACGAATATCGGCCTGGTCGCCACGGTGACCGTCAGCTACACCGAACCGTACCAGGTGGCGCGCCAGTTCTCATCTCTGGACCATATCAGCGGCGGTCGCGCCGGCTGGAACGTGGTTACCTCGTGGCTGAGTGGCACCGCCGACAACTTCAGCAAGGCTGAGCACCCACCTCACGCCGTGCGTTACCGCATCGCCAAGGAACACGTGAACACAGTTCAAGGCCTTTGGGATTCGTGGGAAGACGACGCCTTTACCTATGACAAACAGACCGGCGAGTTTTTTGCCCCGAGCAAGCTGCATGCGCTCAATCACAAGGGCGATTTCTTCTCGGTGAAAGGCCCACTGAACATCGCGCGTTCGCGTCAGGGCCAGCCGGTGATTTTCCAGGCCGGGACTTCCGAAGACGGACGCAACTTTGCCGCGGAAAACTCTGATGCGATTTTTGTGCATGTCGACAGCATCGAAGAAGGCCTGGCCTACTCCCAAGACCTGAAGCGTCGTGCCAAAGGGTTTGGTCGCGACGCCAATAGCCTGTCGATCCTGCCGGGTATCCGTCCTATTGTCGGGCGTGATCAGGCTGAAGTGGAAAGCCGCTACCAGCAGGCCGTGGACCTGGTCACCGTGGAAGATGCCATCGTTGCCCTCGGCCGCCCGTTCAACGACCACGATTTCAGCCAATACCCGCTGGACGCGCCGTTCCCGGAACTCGGAGACCTGGGTTCCAACAGTCAGAAAGGCGGCTCCGACCGTATCAAGCAACTGGCCAGGGACGAAGGCCTGACCCTGCGTGAAGTGGCCCTGCGCTTCTCGCGGCCAAAACGTGATTTTGTCGGCACCCCGGAGCAAGTCGCCGATGCGATCCAGACCTGGTTCGAAACCGGCGCCAGCGACGGTTTCATCATCAACTCGGTACTGCCGGATGGCTTGCAGTATTTCACCGAACTGGTGGTGCCGGTGCTGCAGCAACGCGGCCTGTTCCGCACCGATTACAGCGGCCAGACCCTGCGCGATAACCTGGGCCTGGAGGTGCCGGCCAACCGCTACAGCGTCACCGCCGGGGTTGAAGAGCGGCAGCAGGCGCTGGCATGA